One Amaranthus tricolor cultivar Red isolate AtriRed21 chromosome 1, ASM2621246v1, whole genome shotgun sequence DNA window includes the following coding sequences:
- the LOC130825512 gene encoding AT-hook motif nuclear-localized protein 25-like: MLELDVDISKPESEPATTSSGGGNSSSGRRPRGRPPGSKNKPKPPIIVTRDSPNALRSHVLEVSPGSDVVESVTNFARRRGRGVCVFSGNGSVTNVNLRQPASPAESVMTLHGRFDILSITGTALPPPAPPGAGGLTIFLAAGQGQVVGGSVVGPLMASGPVILMAASFANAVFDRLPLEEGEERESENNNNNQMVQVQGNQQHQQQQSTASQSSGVTGNVGPGGGPLEGGNYSSYGGGGGGGGGNNVFGWRPQF, from the coding sequence ATGCTGGAGCTGGATGTGGATATCTCCAAACCCGAATCTGAGCCCGCTACAACAAGCTCTGGGGGAGGAAACAGTAGTAGTGGAAGAAGACCTAGAGGAAGACCTCCGGGTTCAAAAAATAAGCCAAAACCACCTATAATAGTAACCCGAGACAGCCCAAATGCGTTAAGATCTCATGTTCTAGAAGTTTCACCGGGTTCGGATGTTGTTGAATCCGTTACCAATTTTGCTCGCCGGAGAGGAAGAGGAGTTTGTGTATTTTCCGGTAACGGTTCCGTTACTAATGTTAATCTTCGGCAACCTGCATCACCAGCTGAAAGCGTGATGACGTTGCACGGAAGGTTCGATATATTATCAATCACGGGTACTGCTTTACCACCACCAGCTCCACCTGGAGCGGGTGGGCTTACCATTTTTTTAGCGGCAGGGCAAGGGCAAGTTGTGGGTGGAAGTGTTGTGGGCCCATTAATGGCTTCTGGGCCTGTAATTTTAATGGCGGCGTCGTTTGCTAATGCGGTTTTTGATAGATTGCCATTAGAGGAAGGTGAGGAAAGAGAAAGTGagaataataacaacaatcagATGGTGCAAGTGCAGGGTAATCAACAACACCAGCAACAGCAATCTACTGCTTCACAATCATCCGGTGTTACTGGGAATGTAGGCCCGGGCGGAGGCCCACTTGAAGGTGGTAATTATTCGAGTTACGGCGGTGGCGGCGGCGGCGGTGGAGGAAATAATGTGTTTGGTTGGAGGCCGCAGTTTTAA